CTCTTCACCCGACCATCCCCAACACAACCATCCTGGTCCCGCCAAAGTTCTCCCCGTTCCAGGACCCGTTCTTCATAGTCGAGACCATCTGCATCTGCTGGTTCTCCTTTGAACTCATCATGCGCTTCATCAGTGCCCCGAGCAAGATCCTCTTCTTCAAGGACATCATGAACATCATCGACTTCTTGGCCATTTTACCCTTTTTCGTCACAGTGGGCACGGAGCTGGCCAAGGACAAAGGCACGCCGCCGTCCGTCTCCCTGGCGCTCATCAGAGTCATCAGGCTGGTGAGAGTCTTCCGGATCTTCAAGCTTTCCCGTCACTCCAAAGGCCTCCAGATCCTCGGTCAGACGCTGAAGGCTAGCCTGCGAGAGCTCGCGCTCCTgatcttcttcctcttcatcgGCGTCATTCTGTTTTCCAGCGCTGTCTACTTTGCCGAGGTGGACAGTCCTGAGACGATGTTTACCAGCATACCCGAGTCGTTTTGGTGGGCTGTGGTGACCATGACGACGGTGGGCTACGGGGACATGGTTCCGATGACGGTTGTGGGAAAGTTGGTTGGGTCCATGTGCGCCATTGCGGGTGTGCTCACCATCTCCTTGCCGGTTCCCGTCATCGTTTCAAACTTCAGTTACTTCTACCACCGAGAGATGGAATGTGAGGACAACAGGGAGTACCACCATGTCTCCACATCGCTCTGGGAAGACAACAAAGAGGACGACGAAGAGGACGACGAAGACAACGGGACGGATCAGGATCCTGAATTCATGGGGGATCGTGCACTTCTGCACGAACAGAGCAGGGCGATATGTCCGCCGCTCAACGGGAACCTCCTGGCTGGGCTTTGTGCAGAACAGGGAGGAAGAGATCAGGAAGGGATGAAATTACCTCTCAAAGAACCTCTGGTCACCCAAGTGTGacgaaaaatatttacactctGACActttttgcacgtttttgtacGTCGTTTTGCATTTCTGCTGCTACTAATAACAACCCAAATGCttaacaaaaaacccccaaaaaatacATAACGCATATTTTTGGCAAtcagttaatgtttttggtaTTTAAGAAATGAGCAGTTTCAAAAATCAACTGAGTATtataatgtcacaaatcagcagttACTGCCCTAGTAACCCCAGTGAAGCcctgccgttacctagcaaccccagtggaattccgcccgttacctagcaacccaagctgagcttcagcatgtttggtcagctggttttactgctgtataatggctgctgttgaatgttttgttgtcgcgtttttgttggttgtgcagaaggctccacttctgcttttcaaagatacaAGGCTGTATAATTGCgcgtctgtttgcagccatttccaCGCGCGAGTATAAACGTTgattggatttaaagtgacaagacgccctaaaacaggGAGCC
The DNA window shown above is from Xiphophorus couchianus chromosome 16, X_couchianus-1.0, whole genome shotgun sequence and carries:
- the kcna7 gene encoding potassium voltage-gated channel subfamily A member 1, with amino-acid sequence MENQDKRAGDEGETEEKQKADELSDEQKQSKDKYNKLEKESSEKEVHGEARVASRRPCTSGWDLSERLAINVSGMRYETQLRTLAQFPDSLLGDPRRRLRYYDPLRNELFLDRNRVCFDAILYFYQSGGRLRRPANIPLDMFLDELHFYELGEDIIDRFKEDEGFAKEEERPLPPTKWQQKIWMLFEYPESSGGARIIAIISVMVIVLSILIFCLETLPEFRNEKERREQYTTTLHPTIPNTTILVPPKFSPFQDPFFIVETICICWFSFELIMRFISAPSKILFFKDIMNIIDFLAILPFFVTVGTELAKDKGTPPSVSLALIRVIRLVRVFRIFKLSRHSKGLQILGQTLKASLRELALLIFFLFIGVILFSSAVYFAEVDSPETMFTSIPESFWWAVVTMTTVGYGDMVPMTVVGKLVGSMCAIAGVLTISLPVPVIVSNFSYFYHREMECEDNREYHHVSTSLWEDNKEDDEEDDEDNGTDQDPEFMGDRALLHEQSRAICPPLNGNLLAGLCAEQGGRDQEGMKLPLKEPLVTQV